The Oxalobacteraceae bacterium OTU3CINTB1 genome includes a window with the following:
- a CDS encoding RidA family protein — protein sequence MKQYITEGENLPAWAAPISHAVVVGDTCYLSGQLAIGVDGNYVPGSALEEARRAFQNVAYVLEASGFTLQDMVFVDIAFIDLADLPEVNALFTELFPPGRRPARTIYQAGRLPYDARIKVAGTAVRTSRDIVAA from the coding sequence ATGAAGCAGTACATTACTGAAGGCGAGAACCTGCCGGCCTGGGCGGCGCCGATCAGCCATGCGGTGGTCGTCGGCGACACATGCTATCTGAGCGGGCAACTGGCCATTGGCGTCGATGGGAACTACGTACCGGGGAGCGCCCTAGAGGAGGCGCGGCGCGCATTCCAGAATGTTGCGTACGTTTTGGAAGCGTCAGGCTTCACGCTGCAGGACATGGTGTTCGTTGATATCGCCTTCATCGACCTGGCCGACCTGCCAGAGGTTAATGCGCTGTTTACCGAACTGTTCCCCCCTGGGCGCCGTCCGGCCCGCACCATCTACCAAGCGGGCCGGTTGCCTTACGACGCCCGCATCAAGGTCGCCGGTACGGCGGTGCGCACGTCGCGCGACATCGTGGCCGCTTGA
- a CDS encoding serine hydrolase: MKSILTSIVLTIFKIFFKPALSQLTLLSALVMFCLAPTAARAQADSKFTEQAEALMKDYVQGELFTGTVLVVRNGKPIFRRAYGAANREWMIPNTVKTRYRIGSITKQFTAAAILQLADESKLGLDDPINRYLPDLPASWGAATIRQLLSHTSGIPSYTSPDDSDAKVMPVKHTPQELIDLVKDVPLNYEHGTKFMYNNMGYVLLGNIIETVSGMSYQNYLAQKLLKPLKLHNSGYDDGRVVVGQLAQDYTDGPDQVVKGRLVNMSNAYAAGAMYSTVDDLLAWQQRLINGNLLSPAALKAMFTDGGHHYGLGWFIRENLSRRLYEHGGSVGAYSSMLAYYPDDKVTVIVLSNYGEEVVDRITDALARLSMGLAPAHRQVKVDPRLYSRLEGRYALGSATFVIRSKGERLFAQLTGQRELEIFPENEYRYFYKAVDVVLNFEKDAAGKITAVTVEQDGGKTSAKRLD, encoded by the coding sequence ATGAAATCAATTTTGACGTCTATCGTCCTCACTATTTTTAAAATTTTCTTCAAACCTGCGTTATCGCAGCTGACACTGCTGTCGGCGCTGGTGATGTTCTGCCTTGCTCCAACGGCAGCGCGGGCCCAAGCGGACAGCAAGTTCACTGAGCAGGCCGAGGCGCTGATGAAGGACTATGTTCAGGGCGAGCTATTTACCGGCACGGTGCTGGTCGTGCGCAATGGCAAACCGATTTTCCGCCGGGCCTACGGCGCGGCCAACCGCGAGTGGATGATCCCGAATACCGTCAAGACCAGGTATCGCATTGGTTCCATTACCAAACAATTTACTGCCGCCGCAATCTTGCAGTTGGCCGATGAGAGCAAGCTTGGCCTGGATGATCCGATCAACCGATATTTGCCGGACCTGCCGGCCAGTTGGGGAGCGGCGACCATCCGCCAGCTGCTGTCGCACACTTCGGGCATTCCGAGCTATACGTCGCCGGACGATTCCGACGCCAAAGTGATGCCCGTGAAACATACCCCGCAGGAGCTGATCGACTTGGTCAAGGATGTGCCGCTGAATTATGAGCATGGCACCAAATTCATGTACAACAACATGGGTTACGTCCTGTTGGGCAATATCATCGAGACCGTAAGCGGCATGAGCTACCAGAACTATCTTGCGCAAAAGCTGCTGAAGCCACTCAAACTGCACAATTCGGGCTATGACGACGGACGCGTAGTGGTGGGCCAGCTGGCGCAGGACTACACGGATGGTCCGGATCAGGTGGTGAAAGGCAGGCTGGTCAACATGAGCAACGCGTATGCGGCGGGCGCAATGTATTCCACCGTGGATGATCTTCTCGCCTGGCAGCAGAGGCTGATCAATGGGAATCTGCTGAGCCCGGCCGCACTGAAGGCGATGTTCACCGACGGCGGCCATCATTACGGGCTGGGCTGGTTCATCCGCGAAAACCTCTCGCGCAGGTTGTATGAGCACGGTGGCAGCGTCGGCGCGTACAGTTCCATGCTGGCTTATTACCCGGACGATAAGGTCACGGTCATTGTCTTGAGCAATTATGGTGAGGAGGTTGTCGACAGGATCACCGATGCACTGGCGCGCCTGTCAATGGGCTTGGCCCCGGCGCACCGCCAGGTCAAGGTCGATCCTCGTCTTTATTCGCGCCTGGAAGGGCGATATGCGCTGGGATCGGCGACCTTTGTTATCAGATCGAAAGGCGAGCGTCTGTTTGCGCAACTGACAGGACAACGGGAATTGGAGATATTTCCTGAAAACGAATACCGCTACTTCTACAAGGCCGTCGATGTGGTGCTGAACTTCGAGAAAGACGCTGCCGGGAAAATCACCGCCGTTACGGTGGAGCAGGACGGTGGCAAAACCAGCGCCAAACGCCTCGATTAG
- a CDS encoding helix-turn-helix domain-containing protein, which yields MSGPLDVFTIANELSEAAGRRAPYHIDLAGPSVGALMTTSGTPLQAAFSLFDTTLRPDTLLICGGRGARISSRDARLVGALATLCDRANRVGSICTGAFPLAATGALDGHRVTTHWAHFDEFSQQFPQVEIDRDALFLSAGKCHTSAGITAGIDFCLSLVERDLGRALALLVARELVVFMKRPGGQSQFSTLLMHDASGADKAPFDELVGWMAEHLNDPLSVDVLAARVAMSPRNFARRFNLALKIAPGKYVQMLRLEAARRLLTESTLSVKQIADRCGFRSVETMRIAFQRSLKTSPSDFRDRFQSVECAAP from the coding sequence ATGAGTGGCCCACTCGACGTCTTCACGATCGCCAATGAGCTGAGCGAAGCCGCGGGCCGACGTGCTCCTTACCATATCGACCTCGCGGGTCCCAGCGTTGGCGCGCTGATGACCACTTCCGGTACCCCTTTGCAGGCCGCATTCAGCCTGTTCGATACGACGCTGAGGCCGGATACCTTGCTCATCTGTGGCGGGCGGGGCGCGCGAATTTCATCGCGCGATGCAAGACTGGTCGGCGCGCTTGCAACGCTTTGCGACCGCGCAAACCGGGTCGGTTCGATTTGTACGGGTGCTTTCCCGCTGGCCGCTACAGGCGCGCTTGACGGCCACCGCGTCACCACGCATTGGGCCCATTTCGATGAATTCTCTCAGCAATTTCCTCAAGTTGAAATTGATCGGGATGCATTGTTTCTAAGTGCCGGAAAATGCCACACGTCCGCTGGAATTACCGCAGGCATCGATTTTTGCCTATCGCTCGTCGAGCGCGATCTCGGTCGTGCATTGGCGCTGCTGGTGGCTCGGGAATTGGTGGTCTTCATGAAGCGGCCAGGCGGTCAATCCCAGTTCAGCACATTGTTAATGCACGATGCCAGCGGCGCAGATAAGGCTCCGTTTGATGAGCTGGTCGGTTGGATGGCAGAACACCTCAACGATCCGCTGTCGGTGGACGTTCTTGCGGCGCGGGTGGCGATGAGTCCACGAAACTTTGCCCGCCGTTTCAATCTGGCGCTAAAAATCGCACCAGGAAAATATGTGCAAATGCTGCGGCTCGAGGCCGCGCGCCGCTTGCTGACGGAAAGTACCTTGTCCGTCAAACAGATCGCGGACCGTTGCGGGTTCCGATCGGTCGAGACTATGCGCATTGCCTTTCAGCGAAGTCTAAAGACGTCGCCGTCCGATTTTCGCGACCGGTTCCAGAGTGTCGAATGCGCCGCACCGTAA
- a CDS encoding glycoside hydrolase family 95 protein has translation MNKKNTNGVDKGISEGRRQLLVSAGLAMAFPGLAGATMVATPAAGGREDLELWYQRPAGAWVEALPVGNGRLGAMCFGRVAQERIQLNEDTLFAGGPYDSNNPRSLEALPKVRKLVDEGKFAEAADLISSSMMATPMKQMPYGAAGDLLLDFVGVAGADSYRRSLELDTAIAATRFNDGKARHVREVFASAPDQVLVIRLTAQGGTLDFDLGYRHPADARYGVTDYDGQRNEAAGSIGAPWDYREPPRAGERPSTLAVRADGADALLIEGRNIESSGIPAALRYAVRVKALGDGTVTPRGDRIEVRGARTVTLLVAVATSYINYADVGGDPLKTVRAQTEAAAAKPYARLRAAHLAAHQKLFRRLSLRIGSSAGSNAAAATPTNERIAAVETRPDAALAALYVQYGRYLLMSSSRPGSQPANLQGLWNEGTNPPWGSKYTININTEMNYWPAESANLGECVEPLVRMVEDLSVTGAVTAREGYGARGWMAHHNTDLWRAAAPIDGPKWGMWPCGGAWLCQALWDHYEYTPDPAYLRRIYPLMKGAALFFVDTLVEDPQGRGLVTSPSISPENEHHKGVATCAGPAMDRQIVRDLFGWTLKAHALLKDGDGAFATTLASMRARLPADRVGAQGQLQEWLEDWDAGAPEQQHRHVSHLYAVYPSEQINVRDTPELIAAAKVTLNTRGDKSTGWATAWRLALWTRMGEGERAYSILQGLLGPERTYPNMFDSHPPFQIDGNFGGAAAILEMLVQSWGGEIHILAALPQAWPEGSLRGVRAKGGVEIDLDWADGRMTRLRLRGKPHDRLRVRYRDRTIQVVLDKKGAGAVA, from the coding sequence TTGAACAAAAAAAATACGAACGGTGTGGACAAGGGTATCTCGGAAGGCCGGCGCCAGTTGCTGGTATCGGCCGGCCTGGCGATGGCGTTTCCCGGACTGGCCGGCGCCACGATGGTCGCCACCCCGGCGGCCGGCGGTCGCGAAGACCTGGAATTGTGGTACCAGCGCCCAGCCGGCGCGTGGGTCGAAGCGCTACCGGTGGGGAATGGCCGCCTCGGTGCGATGTGCTTCGGACGGGTCGCCCAGGAGCGCATCCAGCTGAACGAGGACACGCTGTTCGCCGGCGGGCCGTATGACTCGAACAATCCGCGCTCGCTGGAGGCGCTGCCCAAGGTCAGGAAACTGGTCGATGAAGGCAAGTTCGCCGAGGCGGCGGACCTGATCTCCTCCTCGATGATGGCCACGCCGATGAAGCAGATGCCGTACGGGGCGGCCGGCGACCTGCTGCTCGACTTCGTGGGCGTGGCGGGCGCCGACAGTTACCGGCGTTCGCTCGAACTGGACACCGCCATCGCCGCCACGCGCTTCAATGACGGCAAGGCGCGGCATGTGCGCGAAGTGTTTGCCAGCGCGCCCGACCAGGTGCTGGTGATCCGCCTGACCGCCCAGGGCGGCACGCTTGATTTCGATCTTGGCTATCGTCATCCGGCGGACGCCAGGTACGGTGTCACCGACTACGACGGCCAGCGGAACGAGGCGGCGGGGTCGATCGGCGCCCCTTGGGACTATCGGGAACCGCCGCGCGCCGGGGAGCGCCCGTCGACGTTGGCCGTGCGCGCCGACGGCGCCGACGCGCTGCTGATCGAAGGGCGCAACATCGAATCGTCCGGCATTCCGGCGGCGCTGCGCTACGCGGTGCGCGTGAAGGCTCTTGGCGACGGCACGGTCACGCCGCGCGGCGACCGCATCGAGGTGCGCGGCGCGCGCACGGTGACGCTGCTGGTGGCGGTGGCGACCAGCTACATCAACTACGCCGACGTCGGCGGCGACCCGCTCAAGACCGTGCGGGCGCAGACCGAGGCCGCCGCCGCCAAACCGTACGCGCGCTTGCGCGCCGCGCACTTGGCCGCGCACCAGAAGCTGTTCCGGCGGCTGTCGCTGCGCATCGGTTCCAGCGCCGGTTCCAATGCCGCCGCGGCCACGCCGACCAACGAACGCATCGCCGCCGTCGAGACGCGTCCGGATGCCGCGCTGGCGGCGCTGTACGTGCAGTACGGCCGCTATCTGCTGATGTCGTCGTCGCGCCCCGGCAGCCAGCCGGCCAACCTGCAAGGCCTGTGGAACGAGGGGACCAATCCGCCGTGGGGTTCCAAGTACACCATCAACATCAACACCGAGATGAATTACTGGCCGGCCGAATCGGCCAACCTGGGCGAGTGCGTCGAGCCGCTGGTGCGCATGGTGGAGGATTTGTCGGTCACCGGCGCCGTCACCGCGCGCGAGGGCTACGGGGCGCGCGGCTGGATGGCGCACCACAACACCGATTTGTGGCGCGCCGCCGCGCCCATCGACGGCCCGAAATGGGGCATGTGGCCGTGCGGCGGCGCGTGGTTGTGCCAGGCGTTGTGGGACCACTACGAATACACTCCGGACCCGGCGTACCTGCGCCGCATCTACCCGCTAATGAAAGGCGCTGCGTTGTTCTTCGTCGATACGCTGGTGGAGGATCCGCAGGGCAGGGGGCTGGTCACGTCGCCGTCGATCTCGCCCGAGAACGAGCATCACAAAGGCGTGGCCACCTGCGCCGGCCCGGCCATGGACCGCCAGATCGTGCGCGACCTGTTTGGCTGGACGCTCAAGGCCCATGCGCTGCTCAAGGACGGCGACGGCGCCTTCGCCACCACCCTGGCGAGCATGCGTGCGCGCCTGCCGGCGGACCGCGTCGGCGCGCAGGGGCAGTTGCAGGAATGGCTGGAGGATTGGGACGCCGGCGCGCCGGAGCAGCAGCACCGCCATGTCTCGCACCTGTACGCGGTGTACCCGAGCGAGCAAATCAACGTGCGCGACACGCCGGAGCTGATCGCGGCGGCAAAGGTGACGCTCAACACGCGCGGCGACAAATCGACCGGCTGGGCGACGGCGTGGCGGCTGGCGCTGTGGACGCGCATGGGCGAGGGCGAGCGCGCCTATTCGATCCTGCAAGGACTACTGGGGCCGGAGCGCACGTATCCGAACATGTTCGATTCCCATCCGCCTTTCCAAATCGACGGTAACTTCGGCGGCGCGGCGGCGATCCTGGAGATGCTGGTGCAGTCCTGGGGCGGCGAGATCCACATCCTCGCGGCGCTGCCCCAGGCATGGCCGGAAGGGTCGTTGCGTGGCGTGCGCGCCAAGGGCGGCGTCGAAATCGACCTTGACTGGGCGGACGGCCGGATGACGCGATTGCGCCTGCGCGGAAAGCCGCACGACAGACTTCGGGTGCGCTACCGCGACCGCACGATACAGGTTGTGTTGGATAAGAAAGGAGCCGGTGCGGTGGCTTAG
- a CDS encoding beta galactosidase jelly roll domain-containing protein — protein sequence MKNPPRRRVAGMLLLMLASSIAAPVMAQTTPPAFAAIFGDHAVLQRGEPLTVWGTASPGQRVTVSLGSKTAEAQAGANGRWRSSLPAMAAGGPHTLSVTADGAGTTLQDIMIGDVYLCGGQSNMAFPARLSTGAWPNFPDNPNLRFVNVQLVSEAAVQDDLKRPLAWEVASPKTAGEASAVCYYMARTLQQRQKVPVGFINSSWGGTTIQGWIGASSLKTLPAYAQRLDALADMASNPPKAMAGEARRHQQWWEAHDPQARAQRGWSAPDFDDSAWPILTPQGSWKEAGIPSLTDFDGAAWFRTTVTLDAAQARAANMLQLGPIDTYDSTWVNGVRVGGGSTAWVWREYPVPAGVFKPGRNVIAVHVLSGGTGGGLTGQPEHRGVKTGDGKFIALSAPWKYQVGTRLKGLSIPPAPWDIPTSLSTLHNAMIAPLAGYKFKLAAWYQGESNTGEAKEYETLLALLIADWRKTFGQPQLPFLVAQLSSFGAAATKPGDSDWARLREAQANTVRNDPHAGLAVTIDTGDRTDIHPPQKALVGERLALAARALAYGETIAPGGPEAVGVTRAGEDLLVKFKNAGAGLRTYSAAHAIGFEACAGADCRYVLAAPQGDTVILKGANLPGTTHVRYAWADAPSVNLYSAEDLPAAPFELEIK from the coding sequence ATGAAAAATCCACCCCGCCGCCGCGTTGCCGGCATGCTCCTGCTGATGCTTGCGTCCTCGATTGCCGCCCCGGTGATGGCGCAGACAACGCCACCGGCGTTCGCGGCCATTTTCGGCGACCATGCCGTGTTGCAGCGCGGTGAGCCCTTGACCGTGTGGGGCACGGCAAGCCCTGGCCAACGCGTGACGGTGAGCCTGGGCAGCAAGACCGCCGAGGCGCAGGCGGGAGCGAACGGACGATGGCGCTCGAGCCTGCCGGCGATGGCGGCCGGCGGACCGCACACCCTGTCGGTCACCGCCGACGGTGCCGGCACCACGCTCCAGGACATCATGATCGGCGACGTCTACCTGTGCGGCGGCCAGTCGAACATGGCGTTCCCGGCGCGGCTGTCCACCGGCGCCTGGCCAAACTTTCCCGACAATCCGAACCTGCGCTTCGTCAATGTTCAACTCGTCAGCGAAGCCGCCGTCCAGGACGATTTAAAACGGCCGCTGGCATGGGAGGTGGCGTCGCCCAAGACGGCGGGCGAGGCTTCGGCGGTGTGCTACTACATGGCACGCACGCTGCAACAGCGCCAAAAGGTGCCGGTCGGCTTCATCAATTCGAGCTGGGGCGGCACCACCATCCAGGGCTGGATCGGCGCGTCGTCGCTGAAGACCTTGCCGGCCTACGCCCAGCGGCTCGACGCGCTGGCCGACATGGCGTCGAATCCGCCCAAGGCGATGGCCGGCGAGGCGCGCCGGCACCAGCAATGGTGGGAGGCGCACGACCCGCAGGCCAGGGCCCAGCGCGGGTGGAGTGCGCCGGACTTCGACGATTCCGCCTGGCCGATCCTGACGCCCCAGGGATCGTGGAAGGAAGCCGGCATCCCGTCGCTGACGGACTTCGATGGCGCCGCGTGGTTCCGCACCACCGTGACTCTGGATGCGGCGCAGGCGCGGGCGGCGAACATGCTGCAGCTCGGCCCCATCGATACCTACGACAGCACCTGGGTCAACGGCGTGCGGGTGGGCGGCGGCAGCACCGCCTGGGTGTGGCGCGAGTATCCGGTGCCGGCCGGCGTGTTCAAGCCGGGCCGCAACGTGATCGCCGTTCACGTGCTCAGCGGCGGCACCGGCGGCGGGTTGACCGGGCAGCCGGAACATCGCGGCGTCAAGACCGGCGACGGCAAGTTCATCGCCCTGTCGGCGCCGTGGAAATACCAGGTGGGCACACGCTTGAAGGGGCTGTCGATACCCCCGGCGCCGTGGGATATTCCGACCAGCCTGTCGACTTTGCACAACGCGATGATCGCGCCGCTGGCCGGCTACAAGTTCAAGCTGGCGGCGTGGTACCAGGGCGAGTCCAACACCGGCGAAGCGAAGGAATACGAGACTTTGCTGGCGCTGCTGATCGCCGATTGGCGCAAGACTTTCGGCCAGCCGCAATTGCCCTTCCTGGTCGCCCAGCTGTCGTCGTTCGGCGCGGCCGCGACCAAGCCGGGCGATTCGGATTGGGCGCGGTTGCGCGAGGCCCAGGCCAACACCGTTCGCAACGACCCGCATGCCGGCCTGGCCGTCACCATCGACACCGGCGACCGCACCGATATTCATCCGCCGCAAAAAGCGCTGGTGGGCGAGCGGCTAGCCCTGGCGGCGCGCGCGCTGGCCTACGGCGAGACGATCGCGCCGGGCGGACCGGAGGCGGTTGGCGTGACGCGGGCGGGCGAGGATCTGCTGGTCAAATTCAAAAACGCCGGCGCCGGCCTGCGCACCTACAGCGCGGCCCACGCGATCGGTTTCGAGGCGTGCGCCGGCGCCGATTGCCGGTATGTGCTGGCGGCGCCGCAAGGCGACACCGTGATCTTGAAGGGGGCCAATCTGCCGGGCACGACGCACGTCCGCTATGCCTGGGCCGACGCGCCCTCCGTGAATCTGTATAGCGCCGAGGACTTGCCGGCCGCGCCGTTCGAACTGGAGATTAAGTAA
- a CDS encoding helix-turn-helix domain-containing protein, which translates to MPFPLQTIDQLKPLIQGFRKRAGLTQAAMAEKLGITQQSYAQIESNLGSTSVERLYTILRLLNVELNFSPPDSPAGEGHGRAPAAAQNPAAYIAKKPELNTPTGRTAKLPPQAIQQSDKTKW; encoded by the coding sequence ATGCCATTTCCCCTCCAAACCATCGATCAGTTAAAGCCGCTTATCCAAGGCTTCCGAAAGCGGGCCGGTCTTACCCAAGCGGCGATGGCTGAAAAGCTGGGAATCACCCAGCAAAGCTACGCGCAAATCGAATCGAACCTGGGCTCGACCAGTGTGGAACGCCTATACACCATTCTGCGCTTGCTTAATGTCGAACTCAATTTCTCGCCGCCCGATTCGCCCGCAGGGGAAGGTCACGGTCGCGCGCCGGCGGCGGCACAAAACCCTGCGGCCTACATCGCTAAGAAACCAGAGCTCAACACGCCCACCGGGAGGACGGCAAAGCTTCCGCCACAGGCTATCCAGCAGTCCGACAAGACCAAATGGTGA
- a CDS encoding type II toxin-antitoxin system HipA family toxin: MARARNRGSLNVWLNGIPVGKWTNAANTSTFEYFYQWIEHEQGRPLSLSMPFRADNAAYSGDVVTNYFDNLLPDSEPIRRRLAQRHQTGGTSPFELLAAIGRDCVGAAQLLPVDQVPEDLFSIRGDPLDEQRVAKLLRSTTAPAGGLARAESNADLRLSIAGAQEKTALLWREGQWLLPQGSTPTTHILKLPLGMVGDMQADFRTSVENEWLCSQIMALFGLPVARSAILQFDDQKVLAVERFDRKNSDDGTWIARLPQEDMCQAVGCSPLEKYQREGGPGIERIMQLLFGSEAAELDRLNFYKTQLLFWLLIATDGHAKNFSLAILPGGRYRATPLYDVLSAHPIIGTGRNQIQPRDAKLAMAVRSSTNYYEVYRIQRRHWSAMARRVNLGALAAERIIEELIVQTPQVIQAAYRNIPAGFPQDLADSILHGMLRQLEVLRGQPAAI, translated from the coding sequence ATGGCGCGCGCACGTAACCGGGGAAGTTTGAATGTCTGGCTGAATGGCATTCCAGTAGGGAAGTGGACCAACGCAGCCAACACATCGACTTTCGAGTATTTCTACCAGTGGATCGAGCACGAGCAGGGACGTCCGTTATCCTTGTCCATGCCCTTCCGGGCGGACAACGCAGCCTACTCCGGCGACGTGGTGACGAATTATTTCGACAATCTGTTACCGGATAGCGAACCCATTCGGCGACGCCTGGCACAACGGCATCAAACCGGAGGAACCTCACCGTTCGAACTGCTCGCCGCCATCGGCCGCGACTGCGTTGGCGCGGCCCAGCTGTTGCCGGTCGATCAAGTCCCGGAAGATCTGTTCAGCATTCGTGGCGATCCGCTCGATGAGCAGCGCGTCGCGAAACTGTTGCGGTCGACCACCGCGCCCGCCGGGGGATTGGCCCGCGCGGAGTCCAACGCCGATCTGCGGCTCTCGATCGCCGGCGCGCAAGAGAAGACCGCCCTGCTCTGGCGCGAAGGCCAATGGCTGCTGCCGCAAGGGAGCACGCCCACCACACACATATTGAAACTTCCGCTCGGCATGGTCGGCGACATGCAGGCGGACTTTCGAACATCGGTGGAAAACGAATGGCTCTGTTCTCAAATTATGGCGCTGTTCGGCTTGCCCGTCGCGCGCTCTGCCATCCTTCAATTTGACGACCAAAAGGTATTGGCCGTCGAACGGTTCGACCGCAAGAATTCCGACGACGGCACCTGGATAGCGCGTCTGCCACAAGAAGACATGTGCCAGGCGGTCGGCTGCTCTCCGCTCGAAAAGTACCAGCGCGAAGGCGGCCCGGGCATCGAGCGGATCATGCAGCTGCTCTTCGGCTCTGAAGCGGCCGAACTCGACCGCCTAAACTTTTACAAGACGCAACTCTTATTCTGGCTACTGATCGCAACGGATGGGCACGCGAAAAACTTCAGCCTTGCGATACTGCCGGGCGGCCGCTACCGCGCTACGCCCTTGTACGACGTGCTGTCCGCACACCCGATCATCGGTACGGGAAGAAACCAGATCCAGCCGCGTGACGCCAAGCTTGCGATGGCGGTCCGGAGCAGCACCAATTACTACGAGGTCTACCGAATCCAGCGCCGACACTGGTCCGCCATGGCGCGACGGGTGAATCTGGGCGCCCTGGCAGCCGAACGCATCATCGAGGAATTGATTGTGCAGACGCCGCAGGTCATACAAGCCGCTTATCGAAACATTCCCGCAGGGTTTCCGCAAGACTTGGCGGACAGTATTCTGCACGGGATGCTGCGACAACTCGAGGTGTTACGAGGACAGCCGGCAGCCATATAG
- a CDS encoding lysozyme inhibitor LprI family protein — MKALLAFLFCGLFSGGAFSASFDCGAAATATERLVCSDADLSKMDEELAASYKKTLASLDDVNRRRLVAEQKSWLKSSRSLCDDVACLRRSYETRARLLQECHGVCLDLSEEYASNGENHFLMTLRDANARNQSFSKDLSRRKLGAVSGCETLVDIAVGTAHGNHSFGGLCRLGSERAASFFMVCNDEMLGNFKVMPAASGTTRYQLADFTIKNCFGG, encoded by the coding sequence ATGAAAGCACTTCTTGCATTCTTGTTTTGCGGCTTGTTCTCGGGCGGCGCTTTTTCCGCCAGCTTTGACTGCGGTGCCGCCGCCACCGCAACGGAACGACTTGTTTGTTCCGATGCCGATTTGTCGAAGATGGACGAGGAATTGGCCGCCAGCTATAAGAAAACGCTGGCCTCGCTGGACGACGTCAACAGGAGGCGACTGGTGGCGGAACAAAAGTCCTGGCTGAAATCCTCCCGCAGCCTGTGCGACGACGTCGCCTGCCTGCGCCGTTCATATGAAACACGAGCCAGGTTGCTGCAGGAATGCCACGGCGTTTGCCTCGACTTGTCGGAGGAGTACGCCTCCAACGGAGAAAATCACTTCCTCATGACGCTGCGGGATGCGAACGCCCGTAACCAGTCATTCAGCAAAGACCTGTCGCGTAGAAAGCTCGGCGCCGTATCCGGCTGCGAAACGCTGGTTGATATCGCCGTGGGCACGGCTCACGGCAACCACAGCTTTGGTGGCCTTTGCCGGCTAGGCAGTGAGAGGGCGGCGAGCTTCTTCATGGTCTGCAATGATGAGATGCTTGGCAATTTCAAAGTCATGCCGGCCGCGAGCGGCACGACCAGATACCAGTTAGCGGATTTCACCATCAAGAATTGCTTTGGCGGTTGA
- a CDS encoding CzcE family metal-binding protein encodes MFKSIRTAALVAALFATTATAFATTAGTAKYGTSAPAAGAHRQIVISEMTKHVRVENGETVEFKVNGASFTWHFQTLHQETSFDLGKIAPAGTFNKKVTVYVASNPLYRS; translated from the coding sequence ATGTTTAAATCGATCCGCACCGCAGCCCTGGTCGCCGCCCTGTTCGCAACGACCGCCACCGCTTTCGCGACCACCGCCGGCACGGCCAAATACGGCACCAGCGCGCCGGCGGCCGGCGCCCACCGCCAAATCGTGATCTCGGAAATGACCAAGCACGTGCGCGTGGAAAATGGCGAAACCGTGGAATTCAAGGTCAACGGCGCCAGCTTCACCTGGCACTTCCAGACCTTGCATCAAGAGACGTCGTTCGACCTGGGCAAGATTGCGCCGGCCGGCACCTTCAATAAAAAGGTCACCGTCTACGTCGCCTCCAACCCGCTGTACCGCAGCTAA